From the genome of Ectobacillus sp. JY-23, one region includes:
- a CDS encoding glycosyltransferase family 39 protein gives MKKRWKRIDKVLLMIVALALILNVFNIWKEDYANPYYMAAVKSMLESWKNFFFASFDPAGYVTVDKPPVALWVQTISAYLFGYHGWSVILPQALAGIGSVVLLYALVKPTFGRTAARLASLVMACTPIAAAVSRTNNIDSLLVFTLLVATWMLFRGVKQDKIIWLLGAFALIGVGFNMKMLQAYMILPAFFLWYVFKAKGTWKKKAGALSGAVAVLLVVSVSWALIVDSIPKDKRPYIGSSQTNSVLELAFGYNGVSRLTGQGGMPNMTPEMQEKLQEEMKKNGGSMPGPFGKMTPDMKEKLEEEMKKNGGAMPGPFGNMTPDMKEKLEEEMKKNGGAMPGPSGNVTPDMGGIPMMQGGMFGTGEPGPLRLFQSALSSQISWLLPFVLLGCIALLWDIRKRTNAQKESIFWLAWLLPAAGFFSIAGFFHHYYLIMLAPPIAALTAAGWTALVKGWREGRQAWLLPLAVFTTSAFQLYVMLPHVGIGWIVALGVLGIGMTILLLLRRNEKLALVGFFVLLLAPLYWSATPMLYGNNNILPEAGPKLKASGNMMNGMLGEKMDEKTLRYLQDHHSGETYLFATTNANTAAPYIIETGEAVMAMGGYLGSDPIMTVERLQNMITAGDVKYFLLPTFGMGGNTDVEDWIRTNGREVPKEEWKSETNDNPMDAGLQLYEITK, from the coding sequence GTGAAAAAGCGATGGAAGAGGATAGACAAGGTGCTGCTGATGATTGTGGCGCTCGCACTTATTTTAAATGTGTTTAACATATGGAAAGAAGATTATGCAAATCCGTATTATATGGCAGCTGTAAAAAGCATGCTCGAGAGCTGGAAGAATTTCTTTTTTGCTTCCTTTGATCCGGCAGGCTATGTGACGGTCGATAAGCCGCCTGTTGCATTGTGGGTGCAGACGATTAGCGCGTATCTATTCGGCTACCATGGCTGGAGCGTGATTTTACCGCAGGCGCTGGCAGGCATAGGCTCTGTTGTATTGCTGTATGCGCTTGTTAAACCCACATTCGGCCGGACTGCGGCACGTTTAGCGAGTCTGGTGATGGCGTGTACGCCAATTGCCGCGGCTGTCAGCCGTACAAATAATATTGATAGCTTGCTTGTTTTCACATTGCTTGTAGCGACATGGATGCTGTTTCGCGGTGTAAAGCAAGACAAGATAATCTGGTTGTTGGGGGCGTTCGCCCTCATAGGTGTAGGCTTCAATATGAAAATGCTACAAGCATATATGATATTGCCCGCGTTTTTCCTATGGTATGTGTTCAAGGCAAAAGGAACTTGGAAAAAGAAAGCAGGGGCGCTTTCTGGTGCGGTAGCCGTACTGCTGGTCGTCTCTGTTTCATGGGCGCTCATTGTTGACAGCATTCCAAAAGACAAGCGACCGTATATTGGGAGCAGTCAAACGAATTCGGTGCTTGAGTTGGCGTTTGGCTATAACGGCGTATCGCGTTTAACTGGACAAGGCGGCATGCCGAATATGACGCCTGAAATGCAAGAAAAACTTCAGGAAGAAATGAAGAAAAACGGTGGCAGCATGCCAGGACCATTTGGAAAAATGACGCCTGACATGAAAGAAAAGCTAGAAGAGGAAATGAAGAAAAACGGCGGCGCAATGCCGGGGCCGTTTGGGAATATGACGCCTGACATGAAAGAAAAGCTAGAAGAGGAAATGAAGAAAAATGGAGGTGCAATGCCGGGGCCGTCCGGAAACGTAACACCTGACATGGGTGGTATACCTATGATGCAAGGCGGTATGTTTGGAACCGGTGAACCGGGGCCGCTGCGCTTGTTTCAATCCGCATTGTCCAGTCAAATCAGCTGGCTGCTTCCGTTTGTATTATTAGGCTGTATTGCTTTACTGTGGGATATTCGTAAGCGAACAAACGCGCAGAAAGAAAGCATATTTTGGCTAGCTTGGTTGCTACCGGCTGCAGGATTTTTCAGCATTGCGGGCTTTTTCCACCACTATTATCTTATTATGCTCGCACCTCCAATTGCTGCTCTTACGGCTGCAGGATGGACGGCGCTTGTGAAGGGTTGGCGTGAAGGTCGTCAAGCGTGGCTGTTGCCGCTTGCCGTTTTCACAACAAGCGCCTTTCAGCTGTACGTGATGCTGCCTCATGTTGGAATTGGCTGGATCGTCGCACTTGGCGTTTTGGGTATCGGAATGACTATTTTGCTTTTATTGCGCCGAAACGAGAAGCTGGCGCTGGTTGGTTTCTTCGTTCTGCTGCTGGCGCCTCTTTATTGGTCTGCCACGCCGATGCTGTACGGAAATAACAATATACTTCCCGAAGCAGGCCCGAAATTAAAAGCATCGGGCAACATGATGAACGGGATGTTAGGTGAAAAAATGGACGAAAAAACTTTGCGCTATTTACAGGACCACCACAGCGGAGAAACTTATTTATTCGCGACCACAAATGCCAACACAGCTGCACCATATATCATTGAAACAGGTGAAGCGGTCATGGCAATGGGCGGTTATCTTGGTTCGGACCCAATTATGACAGTTGAACGCTTGCAAAACATGATTACTGCTGGAGATGTAAAATACTTCCTATTACCTACTTTTGGTATGGGTGGGAATACAGACGTGGAGGATTGGATTCGTACAAATGGAAGAGAAGTGCCGAAGGAGGAATGGAAATCTGAGACAAATGATAATCCGATGGATGCAGGGCTGCAATTATATGAAATCACAAAGTAA
- a CDS encoding glycosyltransferase family 2 protein, producing MTHTVRYSVVIPVYNEESVIHETYRRLQAVMETTGETYELLFVNDGSQDHTAAIIKEYSAMNSSVKLIDFSRNFGHQIAITAGMDYASGDAIVVIDADLQDPPELILEMIEKWKEGYEVVYAKRIQRKGETFFKQQTAAWFYRVLRASTDVDIPVDTGDFRLIDRRVCDEMKRIQEKNRFVRGLFSWVGFRQTAIEYVRDERAAGETKYPLKKMVKLSLDGLTTFSYKPLKLAGYMGALLSIIGFVYMFMVLYQKLFLGNTVEGWASLIIIQLFFSGMILILLGIVGEYIGRIYDETKNRPLYIVRDYHGLERKDRAGMSSVMHE from the coding sequence ATGACCCATACAGTACGATATTCCGTTGTTATACCGGTTTATAACGAAGAGTCCGTAATTCACGAGACCTATCGTCGTCTGCAGGCGGTGATGGAGACGACAGGAGAGACGTATGAGCTGCTGTTCGTGAACGACGGCAGCCAAGATCATACGGCTGCCATTATAAAGGAGTATAGCGCTATGAACAGCAGTGTGAAACTCATTGATTTCTCTCGTAATTTCGGCCATCAAATTGCGATTACGGCGGGAATGGATTATGCGAGCGGCGATGCAATTGTTGTCATCGACGCGGACTTGCAGGACCCACCTGAGCTGATTTTGGAAATGATTGAAAAGTGGAAGGAAGGCTATGAAGTCGTATACGCAAAGCGTATTCAGCGCAAGGGCGAGACGTTTTTTAAACAGCAAACCGCAGCCTGGTTTTACCGGGTTTTGCGGGCTTCCACCGATGTGGATATTCCAGTCGACACAGGGGATTTCCGCTTGATTGATAGGCGAGTGTGCGACGAGATGAAGCGTATTCAAGAGAAAAACCGTTTTGTGCGCGGTTTGTTCAGCTGGGTTGGATTTCGTCAGACGGCCATTGAGTATGTGAGGGACGAACGAGCAGCAGGCGAGACAAAGTATCCGTTGAAAAAGATGGTGAAGCTGTCGCTGGACGGCCTCACCACTTTTTCCTACAAGCCGCTTAAACTAGCGGGTTATATGGGAGCACTGCTGTCGATTATCGGGTTCGTTTATATGTTTATGGTGCTGTACCAAAAGCTGTTTCTTGGCAATACCGTAGAGGGTTGGGCCTCTTTAATTATCATTCAATTGTTTTTCAGCGGTATGATCTTGATTTTACTAGGTATTGTAGGCGAGTATATCGGCCGGATTTATGATGAAACAAAAAATCGGCCACTCTATATTGTCAGAGACTATCACGGACTTGAGCGAAAAGACCGTGCAGGGATGAGCAGTGTGATGCATGAATAA
- a CDS encoding GtrA family protein has translation MNKDLHRFLKFCTVGGLNTALDFTVFALLTVYGTSSVLAQVISYSAGICNSYIWNRTWTFRQHETTWKDMNRFIVVNLITLAVASLLLAALQHIGFSLVISKFITTAAGTVLNYIGTRRFVFLVERREKG, from the coding sequence ATGAATAAAGATTTACATCGTTTTTTGAAGTTTTGTACCGTCGGAGGGCTGAACACAGCGCTTGATTTTACGGTGTTTGCTCTTTTGACTGTATATGGAACATCCTCAGTTCTGGCGCAGGTCATTTCATACAGCGCAGGGATATGTAACAGCTATATATGGAATCGTACCTGGACGTTTCGGCAACATGAAACAACTTGGAAGGATATGAACCGTTTTATTGTGGTGAATCTTATTACACTGGCTGTAGCTTCGTTGTTGCTCGCTGCGCTGCAGCATATAGGATTTTCGTTAGTCATAAGCAAATTCATCACAACAGCGGCAGGAACAGTGCTCAACTATATCGGCACGCGCCGATTTGTATTTCTAGTAGAGAGGAGAGAAAAAGGATGA
- the galU gene encoding UTP--glucose-1-phosphate uridylyltransferase GalU, whose amino-acid sequence MKVKKAVIPVAGLGTRFLPATKAQPKEMLPIVDKPAVQYIVEEAVAAGIESIIFVTGRNKKAIEDHFDKSAELEQLLLEKGKLAQLAEVRHISKLAQIHYIRQQEPLGLGHAVLCAQQFIGDEPFAVLLGDDIMVSETPALRQLLNLFEETSKPVVGVQPVALSEVSKYGIIKPQYQQNDVYEVLDVVEKPDVSQAPSDLAVMGRYILPPSVFLILEQIERGAGNEIQLTDALRHIKGLQAIKLQGARYDIGDKLGYMKAIAEIGLQRSELRSQMLHYLEQLLEAEKKKG is encoded by the coding sequence ATGAAGGTGAAAAAGGCGGTTATTCCGGTAGCGGGGCTGGGGACAAGGTTTTTGCCCGCGACAAAAGCGCAGCCCAAAGAAATGCTACCGATTGTTGATAAGCCAGCAGTGCAATACATTGTGGAAGAAGCGGTGGCTGCAGGTATTGAAAGCATTATTTTCGTGACCGGTCGTAATAAAAAGGCGATTGAAGATCATTTTGATAAGTCAGCAGAACTGGAGCAACTGCTGCTAGAAAAAGGAAAGCTTGCACAGCTTGCTGAAGTTCGCCATATTTCTAAGCTGGCTCAAATTCATTATATTCGCCAGCAAGAGCCGCTCGGTCTAGGTCATGCGGTGCTGTGCGCACAGCAGTTCATTGGTGACGAACCTTTCGCGGTGCTGCTTGGAGACGATATTATGGTGTCGGAAACCCCGGCGCTTCGGCAGCTGCTGAACCTATTCGAGGAAACGAGCAAGCCTGTTGTTGGCGTACAGCCGGTGGCGCTTTCTGAGGTAAGCAAGTATGGTATAATCAAGCCGCAGTATCAGCAAAATGATGTGTATGAGGTACTTGATGTAGTAGAAAAGCCAGACGTTTCACAGGCACCTTCCGATTTGGCGGTGATGGGTCGCTATATTTTACCGCCTTCCGTATTTTTGATATTGGAACAAATTGAACGCGGTGCAGGAAATGAAATCCAGCTGACGGACGCATTGCGTCATATAAAGGGATTACAAGCAATCAAGCTGCAAGGCGCACGCTACGATATTGGAGACAAGCTTGGTTATATGAAGGCCATCGCGGAAATCGGACTGCAGCGCTCGGAGCTAAGATCACAGATGCTACACTATTTAGAACAATTGCTAGAAGCTGAGAAGAAAAAGGGATAG
- a CDS encoding response regulator transcription factor, with translation MVRILVADDDAHIRRLIAHYLEQEGFMIIEAQDGEEAWRKLEEYRMDLAVVDVMMPYKDGWVLTEEIRALFDIPILMVTARGESQDKLKGFKVGTDDYLVKPFDPLEMIARVKALLKRYRIAASHVLHIGNTKLDRKRLEMVIRNESTTLPLKEFELLFVLGSEEGKIFTREQLIERIWGYDYEGDERTVDVHIKRLRERCAERDTGFVITTIRGLGYKVEVTT, from the coding sequence ATGGTTCGGATTCTCGTGGCAGACGATGACGCACATATCCGGCGTCTAATCGCCCATTATTTGGAGCAGGAAGGCTTTATGATTATCGAGGCGCAAGACGGAGAGGAGGCTTGGCGAAAGCTCGAGGAATATCGAATGGATCTGGCAGTTGTAGACGTTATGATGCCGTACAAAGACGGATGGGTACTAACTGAAGAAATACGAGCCTTGTTCGATATCCCAATTTTAATGGTTACGGCGCGCGGTGAATCGCAAGACAAACTTAAGGGTTTTAAGGTCGGCACAGACGATTATCTTGTAAAGCCGTTCGATCCACTTGAGATGATAGCTCGTGTGAAGGCACTGTTAAAGCGCTACCGAATTGCCGCGAGTCATGTGTTGCATATTGGCAACACGAAATTGGATCGCAAGCGATTGGAAATGGTTATCAGAAACGAGTCTACGACTTTGCCGTTAAAGGAGTTCGAGTTGCTGTTTGTGCTGGGAAGTGAAGAAGGAAAAATCTTCACGCGCGAACAATTGATTGAACGCATTTGGGGCTATGATTATGAAGGGGATGAACGGACTGTAGATGTCCATATTAAGCGCCTGCGCGAGCGTTGCGCTGAGAGAGATACTGGTTTTGTGATTACGACAATTCGCGGCCTTGGCTATAAAGTGGAGGTTACGACATAG
- a CDS encoding HAMP domain-containing sensor histidine kinase produces the protein MRTIYGKIVGSFFLAIVLSMLVAFLLATAVNERDIRERFANDMMRAAQEFAHLYGKSNIDDAASFLSHTGIARYTFVVYDRNMGQQAAGGPPVPIAQADVWRVLGGAVYSSDFDKRMKPPASFTVGIPFQENGETYALFVHASPAPPIREAQRIQLIQLAVILVIGTLLFAYVSHILVRPIRRLIAATEQVGKGKYDINVPVHSRDEIGTLTRQFNQMTHELNKIEEMRQEFVAAVSHEIQSPLTSIQGFAKALKNEETETWRLAYVNIIEQESARLSQLGRSLMKLASLDAEQHPFHPKRYRVDEQIRRVLSALAPQWEEKELQLDIGLPKTFLTGDEDLLEQVWTNLLTNAIRYTLRQGIIHIRLVACDSNIICTIKDYGPGIAKEEQTHIFERFYKVDKSRSAGGNGLGLAIVKKIVLLHHGDVKVESELGSGSSFHVVLPSGE, from the coding sequence GTGCGCACGATTTACGGCAAAATTGTCGGTTCTTTTTTTCTTGCAATTGTATTAAGTATGCTTGTCGCATTTCTTTTGGCCACTGCTGTCAATGAGCGGGATATTAGGGAACGCTTTGCAAATGACATGATGCGAGCTGCGCAAGAGTTTGCACATTTGTATGGCAAAAGCAACATAGACGATGCCGCTTCGTTTTTATCTCACACAGGTATAGCAAGGTACACTTTTGTAGTCTATGACAGGAATATGGGGCAACAAGCGGCAGGCGGACCACCCGTACCAATTGCACAAGCAGATGTCTGGCGTGTACTAGGCGGCGCTGTATATTCTTCAGATTTTGACAAAAGGATGAAGCCCCCCGCATCCTTCACAGTGGGTATTCCGTTTCAAGAAAACGGAGAAACGTACGCTTTGTTCGTTCATGCTAGCCCTGCGCCGCCTATAAGGGAGGCGCAACGAATTCAGCTAATTCAGCTTGCGGTTATATTAGTCATCGGAACGCTGCTGTTTGCGTATGTTTCACATATCTTAGTTCGTCCGATTCGCCGGCTGATTGCAGCAACGGAACAGGTAGGAAAAGGGAAATATGATATCAATGTACCTGTCCATTCACGCGATGAAATCGGAACGCTAACGCGGCAATTTAACCAAATGACGCATGAGCTTAATAAAATTGAAGAGATGCGGCAGGAATTTGTCGCCGCTGTTTCACACGAAATACAATCGCCCCTTACATCCATTCAGGGCTTTGCGAAGGCGCTGAAAAACGAGGAGACGGAAACCTGGCGTCTTGCATATGTAAACATTATTGAACAAGAAAGCGCCCGTCTGTCACAGCTTGGGAGAAGCTTAATGAAATTGGCTTCATTGGATGCGGAACAGCACCCGTTTCATCCGAAGCGCTATCGCGTTGATGAGCAAATTCGCCGGGTATTGTCCGCCTTGGCGCCGCAATGGGAGGAGAAAGAGCTGCAGCTGGACATTGGTTTGCCAAAAACATTTCTTACAGGCGATGAAGATTTGCTAGAACAAGTGTGGACTAATTTGCTTACGAACGCTATTCGCTATACGCTGAGACAGGGCATCATTCATATCAGGCTTGTCGCGTGCGATTCGAATATCATCTGCACCATTAAAGATTACGGACCTGGCATTGCAAAAGAGGAACAAACTCATATTTTTGAACGCTTTTATAAGGTCGATAAATCAAGATCTGCTGGTGGCAATGGTTTAGGTCTTGCCATTGTGAAGAAAATCGTATTATTACATCACGGAGATGTTAAAGTAGAAAGTGAGCTAGGGAGCGGTAGCTCGTTTCATGTTGTGCTACCGAGCGGGGAGTGA
- a CDS encoding class F sortase produces the protein MRYFSYFAKRKKLLSSLILFLLVPSVAHAAPTRISIPRLSLQAQVIPVQLTTDGAMEVPRDVKKVGWYALGPAPGELGTAVLAGHVDNYIGPGIFFYLKRIQLGDEIMVYDEDGKRLTFIVFQKEIYPFDQAPVEEIFGAADGKYLNIITCDGRYDRRTENHEKRLVVYTKLKE, from the coding sequence GTGCGGTATTTTTCCTATTTCGCAAAACGAAAAAAACTTCTAAGTAGTCTTATCCTCTTCTTGCTGGTACCGTCGGTCGCACATGCGGCACCTACAAGAATCAGCATTCCGCGCCTTTCCCTACAGGCGCAAGTCATACCGGTGCAGCTCACAACAGACGGCGCCATGGAGGTACCAAGGGACGTGAAAAAGGTCGGATGGTACGCGCTTGGCCCCGCACCTGGCGAGCTTGGTACTGCCGTGCTGGCCGGACATGTGGATAACTACATTGGACCGGGTATTTTCTTCTACTTGAAACGGATACAGCTCGGTGATGAAATTATGGTATACGACGAAGACGGTAAAAGGCTCACGTTCATCGTCTTCCAAAAAGAGATTTACCCCTTTGATCAAGCCCCCGTCGAAGAGATTTTCGGCGCGGCGGACGGAAAGTATTTAAACATCATCACCTGCGACGGCCGATATGACCGGCGAACGGAGAATCATGAAAAACGGCTGGTCGTATATACGAAGCTAAAGGAATAA
- a CDS encoding DUF4397 domain-containing protein: MKKIWSLLVSVMMLALFTGQALAGGSQAMVRIVHASPDAPAVDVVVDGKTAVQGAKFKDATDYLKLAPGSHKVEIYAAGTVAQGKPVISQNLSVEAGKSYTVAAINKVANLELLVINDETMTSPGKAKVRVGHLSPDAPAVDVAVKGGAVLFPNASFKAVTDFKEVDPATLDLEVRAAGTNNAVLSLPSTTLKANTLYTVLAVGLLNGTPALDVIVLTNTAAPNMPKTGLGGMETMKNVAAIAAAGAVFFLFRKTKKTSK; encoded by the coding sequence ATGAAAAAAATATGGTCTTTACTCGTTTCTGTGATGATGCTTGCCTTGTTCACAGGTCAAGCACTCGCAGGCGGCTCTCAGGCGATGGTACGTATTGTGCACGCTTCTCCGGACGCACCAGCTGTTGATGTAGTCGTAGATGGTAAAACAGCGGTACAAGGCGCAAAATTTAAAGATGCGACAGATTATTTGAAATTGGCTCCTGGCTCACATAAAGTTGAAATTTATGCAGCAGGCACAGTGGCACAAGGAAAACCTGTTATTTCACAAAATCTATCTGTGGAAGCAGGCAAATCTTACACAGTAGCGGCGATTAACAAGGTAGCTAACCTAGAGCTTTTGGTTATCAATGACGAAACAATGACTTCACCAGGCAAAGCAAAGGTACGTGTAGGTCATCTGTCTCCTGATGCTCCGGCTGTTGATGTAGCAGTGAAAGGCGGCGCAGTCTTATTCCCGAACGCTTCTTTTAAAGCAGTAACAGATTTTAAAGAGGTAGATCCGGCAACACTTGATTTAGAAGTACGTGCAGCAGGCACAAACAATGCGGTATTAAGTTTGCCATCTACAACGCTAAAAGCAAATACATTGTACACAGTTCTTGCGGTTGGTCTATTAAACGGCACACCAGCGCTTGATGTCATCGTATTGACAAATACAGCGGCGCCAAATATGCCAAAAACAGGTCTTGGCGGTATGGAAACCATGAAAAATGTTGCTGCGATAGCGGCTGCAGGTGCGGTATTTTTCCTATTTCGCAAAACGAAAAAAACTTCTAAGTAG
- the metE gene encoding 5-methyltetrahydropteroyltriglutamate--homocysteine S-methyltransferase yields MKSSNLGYPRIGEKREWKHALERFWAGDLEETAFLQEMKELRLHHLRKQQEIGIDLIPVGDFSFYDHVLDAAFMFGIVPKRFAQQEMSLRTYFDIARGNDTAVAAEMTKWFNTNYHYIVPEWDDVAPKLIENRPLRLYEEAKEIGIHGKPVLLGPVTLVKLSKGYESFKRAVEALVPLYEQVLSELQEAVWIQIDEPILATDLSDEEFEVLHAAYTKLRKATNSRLILQTYFDSITRYKEVVKLPVDAIGLDFVHDRGENLLSLQQYGFPQEKYLAAGVIDGRNVWRADLKSKQHVLEQLTKIVPNDRLLVQPSASLLHVPVTVKEESLEDTLQNALAFADEKLAEVVLLATGADSAAIEVSSIALQALAASPARNHEAVRKAMQNLPAEVERNSPFTERRELQQARFGLPLLPTTTIGSFPQTAEVRQKRRAWRRGELPDATYQAYIRAEIKKWIEMQEEIGLDVLVHGEFERTDMVEYFGEKLAGFQFTQNGWVQSYGSRCVKPPLIYGDVAFVAPMTVKETLYAQSLVNKPVKGMLTGPITILNWSFVRDDMPRRDVANQIALALREEVEALEDHGIRMIQVDEPALREGLPLKRKHWDSYLADAVYAFKLATTVVRDTTQIHTHMCYSNFEDIIEAIAALDADVISIETSRSHGELIGAFETHTYEKGIGLGVYDIHSPRVPKLSEIERNIARALQVLHPKQIWINPDCGLKTRGIDETVAGLCIMVQAAKRARRQLEAVIQ; encoded by the coding sequence ATGAAAAGTTCAAACTTAGGTTATCCACGTATTGGAGAGAAGCGGGAGTGGAAGCATGCGCTCGAACGTTTTTGGGCTGGTGATCTGGAAGAAACAGCATTTTTACAGGAGATGAAGGAGCTGCGTCTTCATCATTTACGTAAACAACAGGAGATTGGCATCGACCTTATCCCGGTCGGCGATTTCAGCTTCTACGATCATGTACTGGACGCGGCGTTCATGTTCGGTATTGTGCCGAAGCGCTTTGCGCAGCAAGAGATGTCACTACGTACTTATTTTGATATCGCACGTGGTAATGACACGGCGGTGGCGGCGGAAATGACGAAATGGTTCAACACAAACTATCACTATATCGTACCGGAATGGGATGATGTAGCACCAAAGCTAATTGAAAACCGGCCGCTTCGTTTATATGAGGAAGCAAAAGAAATTGGCATTCACGGCAAGCCGGTGCTACTGGGCCCAGTTACGCTAGTGAAGCTATCAAAGGGGTATGAAAGCTTCAAACGCGCGGTGGAAGCGCTAGTTCCGCTATATGAACAGGTACTTTCCGAGCTCCAGGAAGCGGTGTGGATTCAAATCGACGAACCGATTTTGGCAACCGATCTTTCTGATGAAGAGTTTGAGGTGTTGCACGCTGCATATACGAAACTGCGAAAGGCAACAAATAGCCGCTTGATTCTGCAAACATATTTTGACAGCATAACACGCTACAAAGAGGTGGTAAAGCTGCCGGTCGATGCTATTGGTCTTGATTTTGTACATGACCGCGGTGAAAATTTGCTGTCGCTACAGCAGTATGGATTTCCGCAGGAGAAATACTTGGCGGCGGGTGTAATCGATGGGCGCAATGTGTGGCGCGCGGATCTAAAAAGTAAGCAGCATGTACTTGAACAATTGACAAAAATTGTACCAAACGACCGTCTGCTTGTACAGCCGTCAGCTAGTTTGCTGCACGTACCAGTTACCGTAAAAGAAGAATCTCTTGAGGATACCTTACAAAACGCACTGGCATTTGCCGATGAAAAGCTGGCTGAGGTTGTTTTGTTAGCAACAGGTGCAGATTCAGCGGCAATAGAAGTAAGCAGTATAGCTCTTCAGGCGCTCGCTGCTTCACCTGCACGTAATCATGAAGCGGTACGTAAAGCTATGCAGAACTTGCCTGCCGAAGTGGAACGAAATTCTCCATTCACCGAGCGCCGCGAGCTGCAGCAAGCTCGCTTCGGATTGCCGCTTCTGCCAACCACGACCATCGGTAGCTTTCCACAAACTGCCGAGGTGCGCCAAAAGCGCCGGGCATGGCGGCGGGGCGAACTGCCGGATGCTACCTATCAAGCGTACATTCGTGCCGAAATTAAAAAATGGATCGAAATGCAAGAGGAAATAGGACTGGACGTGCTTGTGCACGGCGAATTTGAGCGCACGGACATGGTCGAGTATTTTGGTGAAAAGCTAGCCGGCTTTCAATTTACCCAAAACGGTTGGGTGCAGTCGTACGGCTCGCGCTGCGTAAAGCCACCGCTCATTTACGGCGATGTGGCCTTTGTAGCGCCAATGACAGTGAAGGAAACACTATACGCACAGTCGCTTGTTAACAAACCGGTCAAGGGTATGCTAACAGGGCCGATTACCATTTTAAACTGGTCGTTTGTCCGCGATGATATGCCGCGCCGCGATGTTGCCAATCAAATTGCCTTGGCCTTGCGAGAAGAGGTAGAAGCACTCGAAGATCATGGCATCCGTATGATTCAGGTTGATGAGCCTGCACTCAGAGAAGGATTACCGTTAAAACGAAAGCACTGGGACAGCTATCTTGCCGATGCGGTATATGCATTTAAGCTGGCAACAACAGTTGTTCGCGACACAACGCAAATTCATACACATATGTGTTATTCCAATTTCGAAGACATTATAGAAGCAATTGCTGCGCTCGACGCCGATGTGATCTCAATTGAAACGTCAAGAAGCCACGGTGAACTCATCGGCGCATTTGAAACACACACGTATGAGAAGGGAATTGGCCTGGGTGTATACGACATCCACAGCCCGCGTGTACCAAAGCTTTCTGAAATCGAACGTAACATCGCCCGCGCGCTGCAGGTATTGCATCCCAAGCAAATTTGGATTAATCCGGATTGCGGGTTAAAAACAAGAGGCATTGATGAAACGGTAGCAGGGCTGTGCATCATGGTACAGGCCGCCAAGCGAGCGAGACGACAGCTCGAAGCGGTGATACAATAG
- a CDS encoding CPBP family intramembrane glutamic endopeptidase, protein MHHGTGRQASETTARSGDTIEATRFGKKVSVLYVIIAYLLLLLSFSQTLYFWPVFTVSMLTLIITACSKQRFLYVRMKMRTFWLAVLSGVLLYSVFALGKWLIMILDLPLLASLTELYAAVSPATWWHYLVLFLVIIPGEELFWRGFIGARLGMVPSILLYAGAHVASGSILLVIAALIGGFVWGELYRRTGSLQAAVLSHLVFDLFLLVLLPLL, encoded by the coding sequence GTGCATCATGGTACAGGCCGCCAAGCGAGCGAGACGACAGCTCGAAGCGGTGATACAATAGAAGCAACTCGTTTTGGAAAGAAGGTCTCTGTTTTGTATGTAATCATCGCTTATTTGCTTTTGCTACTTAGTTTTTCCCAGACATTGTACTTTTGGCCGGTGTTCACAGTCAGTATGCTGACGCTCATTATCACGGCCTGTAGCAAACAAAGATTTCTATACGTGCGCATGAAGATGCGCACGTTTTGGCTTGCTGTTTTATCAGGTGTGCTACTTTACAGTGTATTTGCACTTGGTAAATGGCTTATCATGATACTAGATCTGCCGCTTCTTGCTAGCTTAACGGAGTTGTACGCGGCAGTCTCACCGGCTACGTGGTGGCATTATCTCGTTTTGTTTTTGGTTATCATCCCAGGAGAAGAACTATTCTGGCGGGGCTTCATCGGCGCGCGGCTGGGTATGGTGCCGAGCATCCTGCTTTATGCGGGCGCACATGTGGCAAGCGGCAGCATACTTCTTGTCATCGCCGCGCTCATTGGGGGCTTTGTTTGGGGAGAATTATACCGCCGCACAGGCAGCTTACAGGCTGCGGTGCTCTCACATCTAGTATTTGACCTGTTTTTACTGGTACTCTTGCCGTTGCTTTAG